A part of Acidimicrobiales bacterium genomic DNA contains:
- a CDS encoding HIT domain-containing protein codes for MFCQIASGVAAAYIVAEDERTVAFLDRGQATVGHTLVVPRLHAADIWDIRETEAAAVMVMAKRVAQLLDERLSPEGLSLTQSNRPAGWQDVFHFHLHVIPRWRGDGLVPPWRPTRPSDSQLAATLAQLR; via the coding sequence ATGTTCTGCCAGATCGCCTCTGGCGTGGCGGCCGCCTACATCGTCGCGGAGGACGAGCGGACGGTCGCGTTCCTCGACCGTGGACAGGCCACCGTGGGTCACACGCTGGTCGTGCCGCGACTGCACGCCGCCGACATCTGGGACATCCGAGAGACTGAGGCTGCAGCCGTGATGGTGATGGCGAAGCGCGTCGCTCAGCTCTTGGACGAGAGGCTGAGCCCCGAGGGACTCAGCCTCACACAGTCGAACCGGCCGGCCGGTTGGCAGGACGTGTTCCACTTCCATCTCCACGTCATCCCCCGATGGAGGGGAGACGGCCTCGTGCCCCCGTGGCGTCCTACTCGGCCATCGGATTCGCAGTTGGCAGCAACGCTCGCTCAGCTGCGGTAG
- a CDS encoding Txe/YoeB family addiction module toxin, producing the protein MRIVFTPNGWEDYVFWQSSDRATLRRINRLLDDIARDPFDGIGKPEQLRHALAGAWSRRIDEEHRLVHLVDGDDVVVLQARYHYG; encoded by the coding sequence GTGAGGATCGTGTTCACGCCCAACGGGTGGGAGGACTACGTCTTCTGGCAGTCGTCGGACCGGGCAACGCTCAGGCGGATCAACCGGCTGCTCGACGACATCGCCCGTGATCCCTTCGATGGGATCGGCAAGCCCGAACAGCTGCGCCATGCGCTGGCCGGCGCCTGGTCCCGCCGCATCGACGAGGAGCACCGCCTCGTCCACCTGGTCGATGGCGACGACGTCGTGGTCCTGCAGGCCCGCTACCACTACGGCTGA
- a CDS encoding type II toxin-antitoxin system prevent-host-death family antitoxin: MAITASEARKNLFPLIEQVNADRTPVEITSKRGDAVLMAIDDYRALEETAHLLRSPANVRRLLESLDQARSGDVQEHELDR, encoded by the coding sequence ATGGCCATCACCGCGAGCGAAGCCCGCAAGAACCTCTTCCCGCTGATCGAGCAGGTCAACGCCGACCGCACCCCGGTCGAGATCACCTCCAAGCGCGGTGACGCCGTGCTCATGGCGATCGACGACTACCGCGCCCTCGAGGAGACGGCCCATCTCCTGCGGTCACCCGCCAACGTGCGACGACTCCTCGAGAGCTTGGACCAGGCGCGCTCCGGCGACGTGCAGGAGCATGAGCTCGACCGGTGA
- a CDS encoding M20/M25/M40 family metallo-hydrolase → MRRVAAWIAMGALAVVAALPLATPAPAGPGAPAEEFSAARAMSHVERVAEEPHPIGSPAIVRVRRYLTGQLRALGLDPELQTVTAPDWFGGSDRPVAVVNVLARIEGADPTGAIVLMGHYDTVPTTPGANDDAAAVATLLETGRALLAGPPLRNDVILLFTDGEEPAPRFGATAFVEQHRWAPDVGLVVNFEAVGGSGPSTLVETNGPGRALIGALADVSSQPAAWSFLTAIADGLGGSDTDFSPFRAEGIPGYHFAYLRGSPIYHTARDTPAAVSRGSLQHHGDHALALTRRFGRADLGALGPSGDASFFTVPGSLVIRYPAWWVLPLALLAAVALGAAVAGGARRGLRSGSALAAGVGVVTVLLLIAAVLTVAAWRLIIVIWPSPGVGASYLGLAVLVALSAATWFLGSRAAARRWGEPDIWFGVFAWWAGLALLTAIWLPGASYVFAWPALVGSLALLVPADGGSGPAAGVLRLVVVAGTALVLVVPALDVLFQLAQPRPGNPGSEMVDVVAFVAVMVVLVAGLVDPLVRAVAGRDGCDSRPDAAGLEQAVARGSR, encoded by the coding sequence ATGCGTCGCGTGGCCGCCTGGATCGCCATGGGGGCATTGGCGGTGGTGGCGGCGCTCCCGCTGGCCACGCCGGCGCCCGCCGGGCCGGGTGCGCCCGCCGAGGAGTTCTCGGCGGCGCGGGCGATGTCGCATGTCGAGCGGGTGGCCGAGGAGCCCCATCCCATTGGGAGCCCGGCCATCGTGCGGGTGCGTCGCTACCTGACCGGCCAGCTCCGCGCGCTCGGACTCGACCCGGAGCTGCAGACGGTAACGGCCCCGGACTGGTTCGGCGGCAGCGACCGACCGGTGGCGGTCGTCAACGTGCTCGCCCGTATCGAGGGCGCCGATCCCACCGGGGCCATCGTGCTCATGGGTCACTACGACACCGTGCCCACCACGCCCGGTGCGAACGATGACGCAGCCGCCGTGGCCACGCTTCTCGAGACCGGTCGGGCCCTGCTCGCCGGTCCGCCGCTCCGCAACGACGTGATCCTGCTCTTCACCGACGGTGAGGAGCCGGCGCCGCGCTTCGGGGCGACGGCATTCGTCGAGCAGCACCGGTGGGCGCCCGATGTCGGGCTCGTCGTCAACTTCGAGGCGGTCGGCGGCTCGGGCCCCTCGACGCTGGTGGAGACCAACGGCCCGGGCCGGGCGCTGATCGGCGCGCTCGCCGACGTGTCGTCGCAGCCTGCGGCGTGGTCGTTCCTCACGGCGATCGCGGACGGCCTGGGTGGCTCCGACACGGACTTCTCGCCGTTCCGCGCCGAGGGGATCCCCGGTTACCACTTCGCCTACCTGCGGGGATCGCCGATCTACCACACGGCCCGTGACACCCCTGCCGCCGTGAGCCGCGGGAGCCTGCAGCACCACGGGGACCACGCCCTGGCCTTGACCCGCCGCTTCGGGCGTGCGGACCTGGGTGCGCTCGGTCCCTCGGGCGACGCGTCCTTCTTCACGGTGCCCGGGAGCCTCGTGATCCGCTACCCGGCGTGGTGGGTGCTGCCACTCGCGCTGCTGGCCGCCGTGGCGCTGGGCGCTGCAGTGGCCGGGGGCGCCCGGCGGGGCCTGCGCTCGGGGAGCGCCCTCGCCGCCGGCGTCGGCGTGGTCACCGTCCTGCTCCTGATCGCCGCCGTGCTGACCGTTGCCGCGTGGCGTCTGATCATCGTCATCTGGCCGTCGCCAGGCGTCGGCGCGAGCTACTTGGGCCTCGCCGTGCTCGTCGCGCTCTCCGCCGCCACGTGGTTCCTGGGCAGCAGGGCTGCGGCGCGGCGGTGGGGCGAACCCGACATCTGGTTCGGGGTGTTCGCCTGGTGGGCGGGGCTCGCTCTGCTCACCGCGATCTGGCTCCCCGGGGCGAGCTACGTCTTCGCCTGGCCCGCCCTCGTCGGCTCCCTGGCCCTGCTCGTGCCTGCCGATGGCGGGTCCGGGCCGGCTGCTGGCGTGCTCCGTCTCGTGGTGGTGGCGGGGACCGCGCTGGTGCTCGTGGTCCCGGCTCTGGACGTCCTCTTCCAGCTCGCGCAGCCCCGCCCCGGCAACCCCGGCTCGGAGATGGTCGACGTCGTGGCATTCGTGGCCGTCATGGTCGTGCTCGTCGCGGGACTCGTGGATCCACTCGTCCGTGCGGTCGCCGGGCGTGACGGCTGCGACAGCCGGCCCGACGCGGCCGGGCTCGAGCAGGCCGTCGCTCGGGGCAGCCGGTAG
- a CDS encoding C_GCAxxG_C_C family protein, which yields MSLESFPVLSTPELRRRSLSNLLRMGHCAPTVMQTILDASDAESTWLVTLTAGLPGGIGNTGGECGGLTAPLVLLGLRSGRNDVADGLPVVVDQGHDMLRRFTSAHGTTECRAIRGDSRLPLACIGVVRQSPELCARSLAVSGIEGIPPETRQAFRELYLHWVDQGFHCADAVFEQLGRTIPIPAEAPDAVTAFMGGTLFTGRTCGALTAGVMALGLAVGQIEGSRIRVLRMIATMAVGGNAFADDMNAFNRVMNLGHELARWFEVEFGSTQCRALTGCDFATTDGVRDYVEGDGVSACAAMARRVSSRVAEMLADEPPRPQSATSGSAPPPGS from the coding sequence ATGTCCCTCGAGAGCTTTCCAGTTCTTTCGACACCGGAGCTTCGGAGAAGAAGCCTGAGCAACCTGCTCCGCATGGGCCACTGCGCGCCCACCGTCATGCAGACGATCCTGGATGCATCCGACGCCGAGTCGACGTGGCTCGTGACCTTGACGGCGGGATTACCGGGCGGCATCGGCAACACGGGAGGCGAATGCGGAGGCCTGACGGCGCCCTTGGTTCTGCTGGGCCTGAGGAGTGGCCGGAACGACGTGGCCGACGGGCTGCCCGTGGTGGTGGACCAGGGCCACGACATGCTGCGTCGTTTCACCTCCGCGCACGGCACGACCGAATGCCGGGCGATCCGCGGCGACTCACGGCTGCCGCTCGCATGCATCGGCGTGGTGCGACAGTCACCCGAGTTGTGCGCCCGGAGCCTGGCCGTCAGCGGCATCGAAGGCATCCCGCCCGAGACGCGTCAGGCATTCCGCGAGCTCTACCTCCACTGGGTCGACCAGGGGTTCCACTGCGCGGATGCCGTCTTCGAGCAGCTGGGCCGGACGATCCCCATCCCCGCGGAAGCGCCGGACGCCGTGACCGCATTCATGGGCGGCACCCTCTTCACCGGCCGGACGTGCGGCGCCCTGACCGCAGGCGTGATGGCGCTTGGCTTGGCCGTGGGTCAGATCGAGGGCAGCCGGATCCGTGTTCTCCGAATGATCGCGACGATGGCGGTCGGCGGCAACGCGTTCGCCGACGACATGAACGCGTTCAATCGGGTCATGAACCTGGGGCACGAGTTGGCCCGATGGTTCGAGGTCGAGTTCGGAAGCACCCAGTGTCGGGCCCTCACCGGTTGTGACTTCGCCACGACGGATGGGGTACGCGACTACGTCGAAGGCGACGGCGTCTCCGCGTGCGCGGCCATGGCCCGGCGGGTCTCGTCCCGCGTCGCCGAGATGCTCGCGGACGAACCTCCGCGGCCTCAGTCGGCGACCTCGGGATCCGCTCCGCCGCCGGGTTCCTGA
- a CDS encoding NAD(P)H-dependent oxidoreductase, which produces MNVLTIYANSNPQSFCNAVLDQFTAGLREAGHSSEVVDLYAIGFDPVHRPRDTPSWITESVPDDLLDRMRVRESVLEGAGGPLRRFAMKRLLGDRDARDIIRLLRERFQPKDVLAQQQKVARAQALAFIAPVHFLSFPVILKGWFDRVWTPGFAYDLTEEAWRGDINGRRGLLTHEKALIMQTTIWDERSYDTGLREAMCKIIDEYTLTYPGIKHVEHVLFYAVHGADDDTRRGYLERARELGRNF; this is translated from the coding sequence ATGAACGTCTTGACGATCTACGCGAATTCGAACCCGCAGTCGTTCTGTAACGCTGTCCTGGATCAGTTCACAGCGGGTTTGCGTGAGGCCGGGCACTCGAGCGAGGTCGTCGACCTGTATGCGATCGGCTTCGACCCGGTGCACCGCCCGCGCGACACGCCAAGTTGGATCACCGAGAGCGTCCCGGACGACCTGCTCGACCGGATGCGCGTGCGGGAGTCCGTGCTCGAGGGGGCGGGCGGTCCGTTGCGACGTTTCGCGATGAAGCGGCTGCTCGGCGACCGCGACGCTCGCGACATCATCCGGCTGTTGCGGGAGCGTTTCCAGCCCAAGGACGTGCTCGCGCAGCAGCAGAAGGTGGCGCGTGCCCAGGCACTTGCGTTCATCGCGCCAGTCCATTTCTTGAGCTTTCCTGTCATCTTGAAAGGGTGGTTCGATCGCGTCTGGACGCCGGGTTTCGCCTACGATCTGACTGAGGAGGCCTGGCGGGGCGACATCAACGGCCGTCGGGGGCTGCTGACGCATGAGAAGGCGCTGATCATGCAGACGACCATCTGGGATGAGCGTTCATACGACACCGGGCTCCGCGAGGCCATGTGCAAGATCATCGATGAGTACACGTTGACCTATCCAGGGATCAAGCACGTTGAGCACGTGCTGTTCTACGCCGTTCACGGCGCCGACGACGACACGAGGCGCGGGTACCTCGAACGGGCCCGTGAACTCGGTCGGAACTTCTGA
- a CDS encoding oleate hydratase, which yields MLFYDRVNATVPDGIEHYTAHVIGGGLAGLAAAAFLATDAHMPAANITVYEDLPTLGGSMDGTGDAVTGYVNRGERELEAHMECLWYLFSKVPSLKRPGRTVLDETRAFNCREPISSHWRVIEKRGLKAEYESLRLPNDALRALLRLLVRPETEMQDTSMRDCFSPSFFESNFWQLFSSMLSFDDYHSAIEVRRYMLRFLHLAQAMPRLEGILHTEYNEFDALIRPLIVWLQDLGVRFELSTRVVDMAVETKDGETTVVGLTVQSPQGRSEIVLTAEDFVIFTNGSLTQNTTYGDNETAVTWNLDRQERGLFTLWEKLAALDPKFGRPEKFISWPEKTRWTSFFVTVVDYPGFADHIEKVSGDKRGNGGAVTVKDSSWGLGFMLHSKPFYPNQPDNVDLFWGYGLRGNRVGDFVKKPMVDCTGNEILTEFLYHLGLEDSIDDFTAHAKASLAGMPYITSQFMPRAMGDRPRVIPDGCVNLGFVGQFVEVDGDCVFTVETSVRTAMEAVYGLLKLDKPIIPVSPTRYDIRHLAATVRALLDLDTLHLKDLLLRLLVPAALHPHELVELVELVELVNRIPEPVDVRPGT from the coding sequence GTGCTCTTCTACGACCGAGTGAACGCCACAGTTCCCGACGGCATCGAGCACTACACCGCCCATGTCATCGGTGGCGGGTTGGCAGGTCTCGCGGCGGCGGCCTTCTTGGCCACCGATGCCCACATGCCTGCGGCCAACATCACCGTCTACGAGGACCTGCCCACCCTGGGCGGCTCGATGGATGGAACCGGTGATGCGGTCACTGGGTACGTCAACCGCGGCGAACGCGAGCTCGAAGCCCACATGGAGTGCCTGTGGTACCTGTTCAGTAAGGTCCCATCTCTCAAACGGCCCGGGCGGACGGTCCTCGACGAGACCCGTGCGTTCAACTGCCGCGAGCCGATCTCGTCGCATTGGCGCGTCATCGAAAAGCGGGGTCTCAAGGCCGAGTACGAGTCGCTGAGGCTTCCCAACGATGCCTTGCGAGCGCTGCTTCGTCTGTTGGTCAGGCCGGAGACAGAGATGCAGGACACGTCCATGCGTGACTGCTTCTCCCCGAGCTTCTTCGAGTCCAACTTCTGGCAGCTGTTCTCGAGCATGCTCTCCTTCGACGACTATCACAGCGCGATCGAGGTCCGTCGTTACATGCTCAGGTTCCTGCACCTCGCGCAGGCGATGCCGCGCCTGGAAGGGATCTTGCACACCGAGTACAACGAGTTCGATGCCCTCATCCGCCCCCTGATCGTCTGGCTGCAGGACCTGGGCGTGCGCTTCGAGCTCAGCACGCGGGTCGTTGACATGGCGGTCGAGACGAAGGACGGCGAGACGACCGTCGTGGGGCTCACCGTGCAGTCGCCGCAGGGACGCTCGGAGATCGTCCTCACCGCCGAGGACTTCGTGATCTTCACCAACGGCTCTCTGACCCAGAACACCACCTACGGTGACAACGAGACTGCCGTCACATGGAACCTCGACCGTCAGGAGCGAGGTCTCTTCACCCTGTGGGAGAAGCTGGCCGCCCTCGACCCGAAGTTCGGGCGACCCGAGAAGTTCATCAGCTGGCCCGAGAAGACCCGCTGGACATCGTTCTTCGTCACCGTGGTCGACTATCCCGGCTTTGCCGATCACATCGAGAAGGTGAGCGGCGACAAGCGAGGCAACGGCGGCGCGGTGACGGTCAAGGACTCAAGCTGGGGCCTCGGTTTCATGCTGCACTCCAAGCCCTTCTACCCCAACCAGCCCGACAACGTCGATCTGTTCTGGGGGTACGGGCTTCGGGGAAACCGTGTTGGTGACTTCGTGAAGAAGCCGATGGTGGACTGCACCGGCAACGAGATCTTGACCGAGTTCCTCTACCACCTCGGACTCGAGGACAGCATCGACGACTTCACCGCCCACGCCAAAGCGTCGTTGGCCGGGATGCCGTACATCACCAGCCAGTTCATGCCCCGCGCGATGGGTGACCGTCCCAGAGTGATCCCCGACGGCTGCGTCAACCTCGGCTTCGTCGGCCAGTTCGTCGAGGTCGATGGTGACTGCGTGTTCACCGTCGAAACCTCAGTGCGGACCGCCATGGAAGCGGTCTACGGCCTGCTGAAGTTGGACAAGCCCATCATCCCGGTGTCGCCCACCCGGTACGACATACGCCATCTTGCCGCCACTGTCAGGGCCCTACTGGACCTCGACACGCTCCACCTCAAGGACCTCCTCCTCCGGCTGCTCGTTCCAGCCGCCCTCCACCCACACGAGTTGGTTGAGCTCGTTGAGCTCGTTGAGCTCGTCAACCGGATCCCGGAGCCCGTCGACGTGCGCCCCGGGACGTGA
- a CDS encoding alpha/beta hydrolase: protein MVEPIGLALGPRSPDRTRREVDVPDLASHRVPGATHADDVDQVSQLLAAAPGPVVVAGWSYGGSVLTDLDVSTLDIQRLIYVAAVPGVPPADPVGDAPPVELDLSHLLFSDDGTVVLDNDWFVTSDPVMDTLPPEVVEHFRTHPRRPLPVDAALAPPVRTAWREVATTVILGRADPLCPEPRQEWVKHVVEDTRIVDSDHFIPFRRPDLVAGIILEALAP, encoded by the coding sequence GTGGTCGAGCCCATCGGACTGGCACTGGGTCCGCGATCTCCTGATCGAACACGGCGTGAGGTCGACGTGCCGGATCTGGCCTCGCACCGGGTGCCGGGAGCCACCCACGCCGATGATGTCGACCAGGTCTCCCAGCTCCTGGCCGCCGCACCGGGCCCGGTCGTCGTGGCCGGATGGTCCTACGGCGGTTCCGTGTTGACCGACCTCGATGTCAGCACCCTGGACATCCAACGACTGATCTACGTGGCAGCGGTACCGGGCGTGCCACCGGCGGACCCGGTCGGTGATGCCCCCCCTGTGGAGCTCGACTTGAGCCATCTCCTCTTCAGCGACGACGGCACCGTCGTGCTCGACAACGACTGGTTCGTGACCTCTGACCCGGTCATGGACACCCTGCCGCCAGAGGTGGTCGAACACTTCCGGACGCACCCACGACGACCGCTGCCCGTGGACGCCGCGCTGGCACCGCCGGTACGCACGGCCTGGCGCGAGGTCGCCACCACCGTGATCCTGGGTCGTGCCGACCCGTTATGCCCCGAGCCACGCCAGGAATGGGTCAAGCACGTCGTCGAAGACACCAGGATCGTCGACAGCGACCACTTCATCCCGTTCCGTCGGCCCGATCTCGTCGCCGGCATCATCCTCGAGGCACTCGCCCCCTGA
- a CDS encoding threonine dehydratase codes for MRIELEQLRAAQDVVYRHFRATPQYAWPLLREALGVEVVVKHENCTPTGAFKVRGGLVYVDRLTRERPGVGGVASATTGNHGQSLAYAGRAFGVRVTIVVPEGNSVEKNAAMRGFGAELIVHGEDFQSAREHSAVLARERGYELVPPYHPDLVLGVATYAHELFSAAGHLDAVLVPIGMGSGINAVIGVRDLMGLDTEVIGVTAVGAPATARSFAARKVIATPSIDTFIDGVATRQPDPSALDGILGGASRIVEITDADAGAAMRLAYRCTHHLPCPAGALGLAALMGERDRWRGRRVGVVFTSSNLDTALAARVLAG; via the coding sequence GTGCGAATCGAACTGGAGCAGCTCCGCGCGGCGCAAGATGTCGTCTATCGCCACTTCCGTGCGACCCCGCAGTATGCGTGGCCCCTCCTCCGGGAGGCCTTGGGCGTCGAGGTGGTCGTGAAGCACGAGAACTGCACGCCGACGGGTGCCTTCAAGGTCCGTGGCGGTCTCGTCTACGTCGACCGCCTGACGCGCGAGCGCCCTGGCGTGGGAGGTGTCGCCTCGGCCACGACCGGCAACCACGGCCAGAGCCTCGCGTACGCGGGCCGCGCCTTCGGAGTGCGCGTGACGATCGTGGTGCCTGAGGGCAACAGCGTCGAGAAGAACGCGGCCATGCGCGGCTTCGGTGCTGAGCTGATCGTGCACGGGGAGGACTTCCAGTCCGCACGGGAGCACAGCGCCGTCCTTGCGCGTGAGCGCGGCTACGAGCTCGTCCCGCCGTACCATCCCGATCTCGTGCTCGGCGTCGCCACGTACGCACACGAGCTGTTCTCGGCTGCGGGCCACCTCGATGCCGTGCTGGTCCCCATCGGCATGGGCTCGGGCATCAACGCGGTGATCGGCGTGCGTGACCTGATGGGGCTCGACACCGAGGTCATCGGCGTCACTGCCGTCGGCGCCCCCGCAACGGCGAGGTCCTTCGCTGCCCGAAAGGTGATCGCCACACCGAGCATCGACACCTTCATCGACGGCGTCGCCACCCGCCAACCCGACCCCTCTGCGCTCGATGGCATCCTCGGAGGTGCGTCGCGCATCGTCGAGATCACCGACGCCGACGCCGGCGCAGCAATGCGCCTCGCCTACCGCTGCACGCACCACCTCCCTTGCCCTGCCGGGGCGTTGGGGCTTGCTGCCCTCATGGGGGAGCGGGACCGGTGGCGGGGAAGGCGCGTCGGCGTCGTGTTCACGAGCTCGAATCTCGACACCGCGCTCGCCGCACGCGTCCTCGCCGGCTGA
- a CDS encoding bifunctional (p)ppGpp synthetase/guanosine-3',5'-bis(diphosphate) 3'-pyrophosphohydrolase → MATVDRVLPWRRHTVTADEVTPLVNAYRTRHPRANPALIVRAYEAAAVAHEGQVRKSGEHYIQHPLSVARIVADLGLDDITVAAALLHDAVEDTGLQLADVEADFGHEVAEIVDGVTKLDRVRFESKEAQQAATMRKMLVAMAKDLRVLLIKLADRLHNMRTLAGLPEWKQRRTAQETLDIYAPLAHRLGMQEMKQELEDLAFAALHPKRYAEIDHMVAFRTPERELYLATVREEVQAHLAELRINAQVTGRPKHLWSIYEKMVVKGKEFSDIFDLVGIRVVVDSVKDCYAALGSIHATWKPVQGRFKDYIAMPKFNLYQSLHTTVIGPEGKPLEVQIRTREMHGRAEFGVAAHWSYKERHPSSDIPWLNRIVDWQQETADPAEFMESLRIDLDQDEVFAFTPKGDVISLPSGATPIDFAYGVHTEVGHACIGARVNGRLVPLDSQLTSGDTVEIFTSKVEGAGPSRDWLKVVATPRARNKIRQWFSRERREDAIESGREELVRALRREGLPVQKLAGSDTMKGVAADLGFTDLEGLHAAIGANRISAKAVSDRVARALREGEQDEVLPSTVHPKRRPSKRQKSVSVHVEGLDDLMVRLSRCCTPVPGDPILGFVTRGRGVSVHRADCANAISLSTDQADRLIEVDWDSDGGGVFVAAIEVKALDRSRLLRDVSNALSDQHVNIISCSTHTGSDRVSRMRFEFELADPSHLDSVIGTIKQIDSVYDAYRVLPGRG, encoded by the coding sequence GTGGCGACGGTCGATCGCGTCCTGCCCTGGCGCCGGCACACGGTCACCGCCGACGAGGTCACCCCGCTGGTGAACGCCTATCGCACGCGCCATCCGCGGGCGAACCCGGCGCTGATCGTGCGGGCGTACGAGGCGGCGGCGGTGGCCCACGAGGGCCAGGTCCGCAAGTCGGGCGAGCACTACATCCAGCACCCCCTCTCGGTGGCGCGCATCGTGGCCGACCTGGGCCTCGACGACATCACCGTGGCGGCGGCGCTGCTGCACGACGCCGTCGAGGACACGGGCCTGCAGCTGGCCGACGTGGAGGCCGACTTCGGCCACGAGGTGGCCGAGATCGTCGACGGCGTCACCAAGCTCGACCGCGTGCGCTTCGAGTCGAAGGAGGCGCAGCAGGCCGCCACCATGCGCAAGATGCTGGTGGCGATGGCGAAGGACCTCCGGGTCCTGCTCATCAAGCTGGCCGACCGCCTCCACAACATGCGCACCCTGGCCGGCCTGCCGGAGTGGAAGCAGCGCCGCACGGCCCAGGAGACGCTCGACATCTACGCGCCGCTGGCGCACCGCCTCGGCATGCAGGAGATGAAGCAGGAGCTCGAGGACCTGGCGTTCGCGGCCCTGCACCCCAAGCGCTACGCCGAGATCGACCACATGGTGGCGTTCCGCACGCCCGAGCGCGAGCTCTACCTGGCCACCGTGCGGGAGGAGGTGCAGGCCCACCTGGCCGAGCTACGGATCAACGCTCAGGTGACGGGCCGCCCGAAGCACCTCTGGAGCATCTACGAGAAGATGGTTGTGAAGGGCAAGGAGTTCTCCGACATCTTCGACCTGGTGGGCATCCGGGTGGTCGTCGACTCCGTGAAGGACTGCTACGCCGCGCTGGGCTCGATCCACGCCACCTGGAAGCCGGTGCAGGGGCGGTTCAAGGACTACATCGCGATGCCCAAGTTCAACCTGTACCAGAGCCTGCACACCACCGTGATCGGGCCGGAGGGCAAGCCGCTCGAGGTGCAGATCCGCACGCGCGAGATGCACGGCCGGGCCGAGTTCGGGGTGGCCGCGCACTGGAGCTACAAGGAGCGCCACCCGTCCTCGGACATCCCGTGGCTCAACCGGATCGTCGACTGGCAGCAGGAGACGGCCGACCCGGCGGAGTTCATGGAGAGCCTGCGGATCGACCTCGACCAGGACGAGGTGTTCGCCTTCACCCCGAAGGGCGACGTGATCTCCCTGCCGTCGGGGGCGACGCCGATCGACTTCGCCTACGGGGTGCACACCGAGGTGGGCCACGCGTGCATCGGCGCCCGGGTCAACGGGCGGCTGGTGCCGCTCGACTCGCAGCTGACGTCGGGCGATACGGTCGAGATCTTCACGTCGAAGGTCGAGGGGGCCGGCCCGTCCCGCGACTGGCTGAAGGTGGTCGCCACCCCGAGGGCCCGCAACAAGATCCGCCAGTGGTTCTCGCGGGAGCGCCGCGAGGACGCCATCGAGAGCGGCCGCGAGGAGCTGGTGCGGGCCCTGCGGCGCGAGGGGCTGCCGGTGCAGAAGCTGGCCGGCTCCGACACCATGAAGGGCGTCGCCGCCGACCTCGGCTTCACCGACCTCGAGGGGCTGCACGCCGCCATCGGCGCCAACCGGATCTCGGCCAAGGCCGTGTCCGACCGGGTGGCCCGCGCCCTGCGCGAGGGCGAGCAGGACGAGGTGCTGCCCAGCACCGTCCACCCGAAGCGACGGCCGAGCAAGCGCCAGAAGTCGGTGAGCGTGCACGTCGAGGGGCTCGACGACCTGATGGTTCGGCTGTCCCGGTGCTGCACGCCGGTGCCCGGCGACCCGATCCTGGGGTTCGTCACCCGGGGCCGCGGGGTGTCGGTGCACCGGGCCGACTGTGCCAACGCCATCTCGCTGTCGACCGACCAGGCCGACCGGCTCATCGAGGTCGACTGGGACTCCGACGGCGGCGGGGTGTTCGTGGCCGCCATCGAGGTGAAGGCCCTCGACCGGTCACGGCTGCTGCGCGACGTCTCGAACGCCCTCAGCGACCAGCACGTCAACATCATCTCGTGCTCCACGCACACCGGCTCCGACCGGGTCTCGCGGATGCGCTTCGAGTTCGAGCTGGCCGACCCGTCGCACCTCGACTCGGTGATCGGCACGATCAAGCAGATCGACAGCGTCTACGACGCCTATCGCGTGTTGCCCGGCCGCGGCTGA